In Octopus bimaculoides isolate UCB-OBI-ISO-001 chromosome 26, ASM119413v2, whole genome shotgun sequence, the DNA window GAATGGATTGGGATAGTATGCTGGTCTACTAAAGATACTGTTTAGAATTGGTTTCATGTATCTAAGACAACTAAGCTATGACAGGTACATGAACTTTCTGTGGCCTCTCACTCTGTCTTCAATGTCTACTATAATAGTCACTGATCCTTTGAGCTAACAAGATGTGTACTACCTTCATCGAAACCTattcacctctctttctcttgccaTTTTTATTATGTGTCTTTGTTCTAATCATTTTaccccccaactttctctcatgtGAGTGTTCTCTAAGAACCaatactgctattttaaccccaggaaggcATCTCCAGCTGTTTGAAATACTTTGTCCTTACCAGTTGTAACCACTCTCCGTAACCCAACTTGAAACAGTTTGCCCCATCCAACTCTTATTGCTTTGCCCCAATCTGGCTCTAAACACTTTCTCCATCCCAGCTCTAGTCAGTTTGCCCAAATccattctaaatattttttaccTATCCTTTGTTCTTTGGCATCTTCATTGACCTCTTCAGTCTAGGAGAGGCCATAAAATCTGTGGACATTGCTTCTGCTTCTTCGATTAAATCAATAGACTTGAAAAAGAAGTATGAGGATTGATTCAAGATTGTTCTACAGCATGGCTACAGCCAGATGACCAAACAagttgtccacacacacacacacacatcaaaatgtTCCCTCTACTCTATCAGTTCATAATGTATTTGCCGACTGACCTgaaatatacaaacatctatttaaattcattttcaatttggtagaattatacacacacacacacacgaaacccAAATTTTACGAGTGTTTTGAAATGAAGAATGCCCtgatattaatttcttaattttcaaTATGGTgattattactttaaaataatgcaaagcatgcagcttttttatgtgtgtgtgtgtgtgtgagggggaagAGGGAAATTTGGGTTTTGAATGGTGTTTATGAAGGGAGAAATCTCAAGtggaaaatgttgaaaaatatggATTTAGAAGCTCTTGAAATTATTGAAGACCTCTGCATATTTCAAAATTACTATTCTTACTCTTAAAATTCTCTTCTTTATGGCTTGATAGTCTTAggaattttttcattctttttttttaatgtctttttaatgtttttcaggAAAGGCATGAAGTTAAATTCAGACTACAAGGAGTCTCACATTAACCAGAGGGCCGCTAAATCACTGGCATATGGCAGGAATTACAACTCTCTACAGTATGATGAGGTGGAGTGTCTTATCAACAAGGAGTATACAGTGAAGTGTCGCAGAGAAGGCAAAGAAACCTTCATTCCGTTTAGCTTCATTGAACGCTATTTTGAAGTAAGTgtgtgttcttgttgttatttggCCCCAGGTCAGACATATTCAAAGTGACTTTTGATCAGAATCATTTCATTCATGatcaactccccccccccccNNNNNNNNNNNNNNNNNNNNNNNNNNNNNNNNNNNNNNNNNNNNNNNNNNNNNNNNNNNAAATATAGTATCAGGACAATGTTCCAGCaccacaagtccttggtttcaatggttgctgTGCACGATTGTGGCTTTAAACTGGCTGATCACCCTCCCTGTTCTGATTTGGTTTCATCTGTttgtcaacatgtgtgtgtgtgtttgcagaaaGATGGTTGAATGTTAAGGAATGGAAATGTTGGTGTGTAATGGGGATGGGATTGCTCCAGTGGGTTGGTAGAAgtgttagaaaaacaaaatgtatgattTAGGACCCCTTAAACTCTTGAAGCAGACTTTAACATTTCTGAGATGGGGTGAGAGCTAAATGTGAGTTCGCAtccaaggttgacattgccttttgTCTCTTAACAGAATCAGCAACAGTGTTTTGACTTTCACCATCATTCTTTTAGGCAACCAATAATTACCAGCCATATAGTAGGGtcaaggcagaatcattagagtgtcaaataaaatatattgctgtATTTAGTTCAGGTTTTTCTAGatctgagttcaactcctgctgagatcaactttgcttttcattgttctATAGTATCAGTGAAGCACTGGTGAATTTGATTTGATATTACTAATCCTTTACTTAGATATATGATGTGATTcgaaggaatttggctgctatttctagcaggacaccCTGTCATATAGAAGTGCTCTCTTTATGTTGGTTCTTATCATTTGGTCATGTGACGACACCATAAACACGTTCAATATGTTTTACTACTCTAATTTGTTTCCCTTTCAAATGTATTCGTATTGATCAATCTTTGCCAACTGTCTTTCTAGGTGTATGGAACTGTGACACATTCTGATGGAGGGCTGGATCGATTTGAGTGGCAGCACAGTTATTCTCAAGTTTATCCACAGAAGAAGAAATACACCCCTAGTGGTGTCTTTATGTCATTTGAACACTACAATGTTGAAGTTCGGGACCGAGTGAAATGCATCAGTGGTATGGAAGGTGAGAGTATTGACACTTAAATGTAATCCCTTTCACTTACTATCCCAGTAGAGTCGgataggcatgactgtgtgaagACATTTGACTTGACTAAGAACACTCTTTTAAATTGAGATGCTATGAACACAGACACCAGTTTGTTCAAATATAGTCACCAAAGGAGTAACACTATACCAGATTTAAAATTAAATGGGAGATCAAACAGTGATGTCATTCTAGAGTTCTAGAAATAGATTTTCATACATACTCTGAATCATGTTAGCTGTCTTAGTTTGCAAATCCTGTATAGAATGCAGATTAGTTAAATAAACAATGGTTTTCACATGTCACCATCGAGAGACGTCCAGTGGGTTCAAATCTTGCGACTGTACAGGCCACTGCTAATTCATTTTTGCAGATATTTTTCATTCAGAGAGCAAAGTGACAATGTGCACCATATAGTTAAAGCATTTCTTCTGTCAGTGATGTGTAGGTGGCTGTGGTGTTAGAAATGTTGTATAACCAGTAGTGGTGTACTCGTAAGTTACAGTGTGTAGCTAGTAGTAGTGTTGTGTAGTTGATATCTGATAAATAATTGGTATTGCATTTCAGTGACACCAGGCAGACAAAAACAGAGTCAAATGTTGGCAGAATATGATGGTTGGATAAGTGGtatattttggttagaaatatagcAATGAAAGTGTTAATCAAAATATTCGgaaacattttatctgatgttTACAGCTTCTAGCATGCTGCCACACCCATCTTATCTAAATAATGTTTAGATTTTGATGGAATAATTATTTCCACAACTAAGTGATTTTCCTTCACCAGCAACCCATTCAAGTATGAAGTAAGAGGAAATAAACCTGTTGTTATTTATTGGTGAAGCAAACTGGTTTATGCAGAGTTATGTACCTCAAGgaagaaatatcacaatgatTGAAGCACTTGTAACACCACGTGCCAACTATCTTATCTTCCGTTTAGTATTATCTAGAAGTAACCTATAGTATTCTTATAGCTGATTTCTATGGCTCCCTTGCCATTTATTAATCCATAGCTttatcaaacacatacacgtatattcttttgttttggatTTATTTTTCATTGGTTTTAGTCAAGAGAGTGTGTCTATGCTGGGATGCAACTTTCAAGGTTATTAGTTGGtcatattgactccagtacttacttaatctagtcctttttttttattaatctatttgtcaaactgctagTTTGCAAGCCATAAAAAACATAGGTTGTTAAAACcagtataaaacacacacaaaagctagcctgaaaaaaaaagaaaaatttgagaatgtatctttttttttatacagatgGAAAATTATTAAGGGAAAGAGCTTTTGTCAGTTGCTTCTAATTTCTGGGAATTTTTTCCCCATCTTCATCTGCTCCCTGTTCCCATCCTTGCTTGTATGgggtggtttattatttaaagtaGTTGTTTTTACAGCTGCATGCTCTACAGTTGTGGTACAGCAAATTGGAGCAAGTAATTAGATGATCATCCCCTTTGCTATCCCAGTGCTGGCTCTTCAAATGTTGGATACTATTTTTATAgggatgctagaaatagcaactggaTGTCCCTTAAATCATACCTTACCATCTTATAAAAGATGTACTTAAAACTGCATTAGATATTGTCTTAATTAGGTACCTGGTATTGAAAAGACATGGGCTGGTCAGAGATGGAATTGATTTTGTTTgtaggtctgcttaatcaggtCCAACCTGGAGTGAAACAACAGAATCTATTGTGAGGCTCTGTGTGgtactcaacttgctagaaatagtaggtgAAGCTTCCTCAGATCACACCCTTATCATCTTCCACTGAAGAATGTTCTCTTAGTCTTAGCCTTTTGTTGCTCAGTGTCTCCTTTCTCTCAATGATGTCGTTTTATGCACATGAAAAGAACCAGCAGATTTgttgtctgtctgtgcatgtatataaatgtacatataaatacatgcaaatgtgtttgtatgcatcccccaccccccacaaatatgacaggcttctgtgcagtatcttgcacacacacacgatattggTTCAACCCAAAGCagcagaaaaaatttaaaaaacccaCTCGATCATGGTACTCTGTAGAAGGCTTGCATCCAGAAccattaggaagcaaacttcttaacctcatagctgtgttattttaaaaaattgttttatatgtatatatatctctaagTGTTGCATGGTTGGGATAGTTTATTTGTAAGAAGAATTGAATTTCATGTAATTGTATCACTCAATCCTGATGAAGGAGTGAAACTTACCAGTAAGTTAAGTGCTTGCACAGAGGCAGTTTCAAATTCATTTTGATATGGTCTGTAGTTTGAGCAGCTTATCCATCACCATTACTTTGCTTTATAACCTTCAAAGCTCTTATATTGCCAAATTTCTAATGAAAAAtactgttttaattaattttgaatataatcaagaatttgaagggattttgtaaaataactttttcattagAAATTGGTTTGTAAACTTAAGTTCATGATGAGAGGTTTTCACTTAGATATGATCAGTTTCATATCATAGAAATAGATGTCTGTATCCcccaaaatatttgtataattttcctTGTACTTCAGTATCCAGTAATCTTTGCTTTTATAATTTTCAGGTGTTCCTGTGTCAACTCAATGGGGACCTCAAGGCCACCATTATCCAATTCAGATTGCCCAGTTTGGCTTAAGCCATTACAGTAAATTCCTGAACGAAGACAAACCAGATGTTATCATCCTAGAAGATGGCAGCGATGAAAACCTGCAGAATTGGTATCTACCAAATTCTCGCACCCACATAAAAATGGTTGATGACCCTGAAGTTGGGAAAGTGATTGAATTTGATGCTCCTGGTTAGTTAGTTTTGAAATTCTCTGTTCActcaatttttcattttctttaaatatttacacatccCTTGTTCTGTGCTTGCAGAGGTgagatttagtttttttttactgttagaGGAGTAGACTGTAAAAATACCTTGCAGTTGTTTAGTTTCAGTCTTTAACATTCTGTCAAGACAAGGGGTCGATATAAATGATAGTTCCCTCTCTCCATATCTGTAGCCTTCTGTTCATATACAAAAAGGGTCAGCATTGTAATGGGGATAGGTGtgttaaaaagtttactttgtaacaatatggttttaggttcaatctcactgcagtGGAccaagagcaagtgtcttctatagtttcACAAtaatcaatgtcttgtgagtgccATTTGGAAGgcagaaactgtgcggaagcccatcatatatatatttccctgacATATATTAATGAATAGCAAACATTGTCGAAAACTAGAGCTCTTTTGGATGAATTTACTGTACTGAGTTATGgacactgttgttgttcttgtcaccAGTAAACTAGTGATTGGCTAGTTGGAAAACTCCAACAAAAAAGGATTATTGTTTGCTAAttgtgatataaaaataaacaataatttttacatttattcttaatacattccagCAGATTTCAATGCAAAATATGCTAGTTGCTGTTGTGTATGTCACAGGACTTTTCCCCTTTTACAACAACTggcattgtttataatttttgcgGACTGTTTGTTGATCAGTACTTATATCTGCCAAAATTGTGATTTGCTCTGATATAAATAATTGGTTTTTGCAGTTAGGTGCTCTTCTTAGTACTAATCATTGAACCATTAAGGAATAGAAACTATTTCCTTGtctaattttacaaattttatcaattattttgtaCCGATACTGACCATTATGTTACTTCAGGAAGgaagagttatgtaccttgttgAAAAGTACAACAGATTTAACCTTTCAAGTCTATTCACATATAAGATGtcttataggaatattaaattgaCTTGTACTCATTTATGTATTGTAATTGACGAACTGTCATTAGTTGCAGATTCCCAATGGGACAATCTGCTTTTGTAATTGCGAGTGACGGGGGTGAGGGTTGGGACTTATTGGGGAACAACTAACACAAAAGACTTTATTTGTAGACCACTGGTTTGCACTCCTTCAATGTACATCATTGTGTGTGCTAACGACAGTACAGTGTTGTTGGTATTTGCTGTCTACTGTTGCTTGGTCCAAAACTGATATTGGAATGAACCTGAAAtccttccagctgtgaccatctcatcatttTCCTTTAAgtatagtgtatcttggactgcATTTTTCaacatctttcatattttaaagacGGTAGAATATGATTTAATAgaatttatctgctatttctagcaaactgaaggactgctaagTAGTTGCATTAGAGATGGTAGTTGAACCCATGTATTCCGTTTTTGTTGTTCTcgtttattgttctttatttttttttttttccagaatctcAAAATACCCCAGGGATATCCATGGATGTGGAAGAAGATTCCTTCCTTGTTTCCTTTGATTTTTTCTTTGTTAGCAATGGCTCAATAACAGTTTCTCTCAAAGTTCACAAGGACCGCATCTTTCACATTCATTACGTATTCAGCAACACCTTGATAACAATAGATAAAACAAACATCTACTATGGTCTTGGAGACATTCCAATGTCATGGCGCCACATCACTCGAGACATAGCCATAGACTTCCAGAAAGGAATGGGATTACAGTACTCTAAAGTAAAGAAGGGCAAGTTACGTAATATAATCGTTCACCTGTCTGCAATTACTTTACACGGACAAGGTCAGATGGACAACATTACTGTTTCTTCAGCTGCACATCTTGACCAGTTTTACGATGCTGCCAACTGGCTTGTCAAGCACCAGGACGATCG includes these proteins:
- the LOC106876518 gene encoding D-glucuronyl C5-epimerase, producing MRVSVKFIICGFLIFCVIFFSWFRCPNIQNDDNLIMKGMKLNSDYKESHINQRAAKSLAYGRNYNSLQYDEVECLINKEYTVKCRREGKETFIPFSFIERYFEVYGTVTHSDGGLDRFEWQHSYSQVYPQKKKYTPSGVFMSFEHYNVEVRDRVKCISGMEGVPVSTQWGPQGHHYPIQIAQFGLSHYSKFLNEDKPDVIILEDGSDENLQNWYLPNSRTHIKMVDDPEVGKVIEFDAPESQNTPGISMDVEEDSFLVSFDFFFVSNGSITVSLKVHKDRIFHIHYVFSNTLITIDKTNIYYGLGDIPMSWRHITRDIAIDFQKGMGLQYSKVKKGKLRNIIVHLSAITLHGQGQMDNITVSSAAHLDQFYDAANWLVKHQDDRGGWPIMVARKLSMLELDPGWYSAMAQGQAMSLLVRAYIRTKNPVYLNAAVNGLKLYQVSSAEGGIVARYAGVYTWYEEYPTQPSSFVLNGFIYSLLGLYDVKEIATGAGKHLAQMLFDTGMHSLKHMLLLFDNGSGTFYDLRHLTLGITPNRARWDYHTTHINQILLLSTIDDNPLFKNTAERWITYMKGKRAPHN